The genomic stretch tccCTATTTTAGTGAATTTTAAATTCACAGAACGCTATTGAAGCTGGTGGCATTTCCCTTGCATTTATTCTCATCTTTTGCATAGTTCTTTATGCTAGCCGTCTGGAGAAATTTCTAATAAATTCTTTCCCGGCTACCTATCGAACCCGGACATTGGCAGCCGGACAGTGAGACAGGCAGCTGCCGGCAGCAACAGGGAcaggaaaaataaaataaaatcaagaaAGAACCTTACAGTCGCCATTCAGACTTTAAGGATACCCACTAGTGAAGATGTCGTGTCGGGGCGCTATGATCGATAAGGTCCAATTTGAATATAGACAAGAGAAACCGTCTATCAAGgtgaaatttatttgaaatgcCGTCAACATAATCAAAAACTTAACCTGTCCACTTTTTCTTTCCTATCGGTGatgtatttattattcaaTCGTACTGGTTTCCTGGTTGGAACTGTAGATATTGGATAAGGATATTGGCCGGAACTGCTCCCTCCAGCCTCCGGATGACAGATGAAAAGTATACCCTTGTGCCCTGTACGCGTGCAGGGTATAATAAAACGTATTCCTCGCATACTTTGCATGCCGCCTGTGTGCgtaactgtgtgtgtgtgtgtgtgtgtgtgtgtgcgcattGGCTTTGTTTGGCGTTGTTGTCATTTTCTCTCTCCCGACGACGCTGACTGCATTGACCCCCACTTGGGCATGACGTCTCTTTCTCATTCTTATTCTCATTCTCtggcgctgtcgctgtcgctggcgctgttgttgctgctgctgtaacCGGCTCTCCCTCGCACTCACGCACAGTGCGGTTCAATGCACCCGACGCGGCTCTCTATTTACTTTCGGCGCCTACCGCCCGACGCGACGGAGGAGTCAATCACAAAATTTACATATCTGCATaatttgtaaattaaatttgtttttggaaTAATTTTGATGATGCTGCCTTCTGCTACTGCGGATTCTGCTGTGCGGCTGCTGTTTCGGATGGGATTTCGAATCCAGAAATAGATGTTATAACTATAACGGTGTTATCTATAGTCTCTCTCTGGCTACTCGGAGTGCTTTccagccaaagaaaatatttaaataaatttgatgGGTACACAAACAAccgaaacaacagaaacagcagcagcagcagtagctggcaggcaggctggcaggctggcaagagaaaagaagagagaaCTGGCGCACCATGCAAGTCCCCGCCCGTCCGCAGAGGCTATTGACTCTGCCGCCGCAGCTCGGCCGCGCTGCTGCGTCTCCCTCGCAGTCCGTACCatcgtgtgtgcgtgtgtgcttgtgtgtgtgtgtagtagGAGTGAAGTCGAATCATTGACCGAGAGTCAGGGCAAAAGGGAAACAAGAAAGATCGAATGGTCAACGTATCGACCAGAATATACCCTCTAATCGGATGTGGAAGCACGCAAAGTGGAAAGGGTGCAAACTATACAAATCAAGTCCCTATATCGGTAGATATAGGCCTACCATATGTGGACACAAATGTTCAAAATTGTCTTATCCGTATGCAAATTGTAATGCAACAGCAAATAGTCCTCTCATAGGAAACATTTCCTCTTCGCTGTCACATAAATTTGAACGATAGAAATATGCCTTTGTTTTTCTCGTTTACACTGTGCAGGGTACAATCAGAGAGCACGCAcagctcccgctcccgcttcccactcccactcccactcccactctaaGATCACGCTCTCTTTACGCGCCTCCGAGTGTtggtgcgtgtgcgtgtgtgtgcgagggAGAGTGATAATGCGACCGCCACACATATGATATTTCCGATAACAGTTGACAGTGAGACTCTGGCTTGGTTCTTGCTGTTAGCGGAGGGGTGGAGGAGGGGCACTGGGGACCTGAGCCGAGACAGTGTATTGTGCTGCCATCCACTTCTCcgaaaggggggagggggtaatttttgttgcattgATTTTACTTTTGCCTGTCTGCCGGGGCAGGGTACGTTGACTTTTGTACGGACACGCACAAAAGATTTTTATTCTTGCGGAAAAGTTCCCAAAATACGGCAATTGAACGATAAGGATAAGATAATTGTTGTCACACAAATCTGTTTATGATGGAAACATATcctttgtatttatattattcTCCACCTCAATAACTTGACAATTTTCTTGGATTTCCGTTTCAGTGGCACGCCAGCATCTTTGGCGTATCCTTTCCTGAGTGGCCCGACACCGATTGCCCCAACAGCCGGGGcgccacaacagcagccaccacaTCAGCCAGCAACCCCACCCACGCTACAGCTAACCTTTCAGAATCTGAATGTCTTGCACAACGAACGCAAAATACTTTCCGATGTGAGTGGATTTGTCAGGTAACAGAAACAAGAGCGAGCCATCAAGTAAACGCACACTCTACAATAAACTGGAAAAGCTAACTACCGGCTAAGCCGAAGTTTGTATACCCTTGCACGAACGGGAAGAAGATGGAAGGGATACCAATGGATGGGGCAAAAGTCATTTGGTGTTTGATACAATTTGGAACTTATGTTCATTAGAAATCATTAGAATATAGATATTTCTAGGGAACCTATAAGATGATGTGATATTCAGAGGAAGACTTTTTACAGACGGACCTCCTAGATCGCGATATCTATTAATGATTACCACAATTACGTGTTTATGTACAGAGAGTTTATGTTTATTAGAGTCCTGCATAAACAGGAAATCGAATCCATTCGGTGGGACTCGCTATTTGCTGTGTTTGGTCAGTTAGAATCTGCGTCTTAGCTTTTAAATTCCACCAAAATGCTCGAGCCTCGAACAGTTGTCGTCATTTTTACTGTGTTGGAtccgaaaatttcggtttttttttctcgctcactaTCCGTTTGAGATGATTATTTCCGTGTGGCGTGTGCCAAACATCTGCAGGAACTCAAAGTATAGTCCATCCAgcaagggtataaaaaccagAACAAGATCCAGAGCCCCAGTGAACCAGTGAACCAATAAACTAACCATAATCTCTCATGCTCGCATGCTTCTCCTCTTTGGCTCTCTCGCTCCCCCCCTTTCTCCCTATCGTTGCAGTCCCTGCGAGGTGCTAGCCGTGATGGGGCCCTCGGGCAGCGGCAAGACCACGCTTCTGGACTGCCTCAGCGGACAGCGGCACATTGACAGCGGCAGCGTCTTCCTCAACCGGGAGCCGCTCTCGAAGAAGTGGCGCCGCCGGATCGGCTATGTCCTGCAGGAGGAGATCTTTTTCCCGCAGCTAACGCTCAGAGAGACGGTGGTCTACACAGCGCTGCTGCGTCTGCCCGAGTCCATGCCGCGGGCGGAGAAGATGCGACAAGTGGATCACATACTTGAGGCCCTGGAGTTGGGCTGCTGTCAGCAGACACGCTTCGGGGACTATCTCAATCGGGGTCTTTCCGGGGGCGAAAAGAAGCGGGCCAACATAGCCTGCGAGCTGCTGACGAATCCTTTGCTTATGCTCTTAGATGTAAGTACTCTGCAAATCTGTCTATCGTTCTGTAACTGAacgcttctccttctccctaGGAGCCCACCTCTGGGCTGGACAGCCACTCGGCCATTTCGCTGATGAAGGTGCTCAAGAGGTACGCCCAGCTGGAGCAGAAGACGATTGTGATAAGCGTGCACCAGCCCTCGTCGCAGATGTTCCATATGTTCGACAAGCTGCTACTGCTCCATCAGGGCCGCACCGCCTACTTTGGGGACGTGCACAACATTTACAGGCACTTTGAGGATATCGGTGTCACCATCAAGCCGCACTACAATCCCGCTGACTTTGTCTGTAAGTAAGCCTAAGATTTTAcaaatgcaaagaaaaatcTAACCAAATGTTCCATTCTATCAATCAACAGTGGAGCAATTGAAGTCCCATCCGGATATTCGCGAGAAGCTGTTCGTAGCCGCCAAGGAATCTCATGGCAACTATTTGAACCGCAATTGCATCACCAGCAGCCACCATCCGTGTGGAGAGTCCAAGGTCAAGAAGCAGACGGACAGCATCCTAATCGACGACATAATCAACAACTACTACAACCAGCATCACCACAGCACGCATCACCATCTCCACCAGccccaccatcaccatcatcatcaccatcaccagTACGAAAACCTACATCACACAAGCAGTGGCTGCCAGGTGGAGGAGGACGAAGAGGCAGCCCAACACTTGGTCTGGTGCGGTGCCGACTCGCAGTCAAACTTCAGTTCCTGTGCCTCCAGTGACTGCCACTCGTACAGTGCCGGCAGCGGCGGACCGAGCCATACCGGGGATGAGGACTGGCTGTCGTATCCCACAAGCTTTCACACTCAGTTCTGTGTCCTGTCTAGCCGCAACTTCAAGGAGGCCAAGCCCCGTATGCTCTCCAAGCTCAATTGGTTCCAGACAATCGGTCTGGCTCTGATGGCAGGCGCCATTTGGTTCCAGCTGCCCCGCACCGAGGAGTTCCTGCACGACCTGCAAGGCTGGATGTTCTTCTCGCAGACCTATTGGATGCTCTTTGCTCTGTTCGGTGCTCTTAATTCATGTGAGTTGTGGTGTGATGCTGTGAATGTCTTTTGCATGTTTAATCCTTTTCTATTTTCGGACAGTCCCCTCTGAGCGTGAGGTCATTAGCAAGGAGCGTCGTTCGGGCGCCTACCGCCTGTCCGCCTATTATCTGGCCAAGATGTGTGCCGAACTGCCCCTGGTGGTCACGCTGCCCACTGTCTACCTCATGATAAGCTATCCCATGCTGGGCTGCACAAGGCAAGTGTTTTACATTTACCTATTTTATAGCAGCTAATCTCAGACACCACTTTACAGCCTAAAACTGTTCTTCCTGATGCTCATCTTCCTGCTCATCAATACCATTGTGGCGCAGAGCGTGGGCTTCTTTATAGGAGCCTGCTGCATGGACATGAACGTGAGCATCACGCTCAGTGCCCTATACACGCTGGCCACCCAGCTCTTTGGCGGCTATCTGTCGTCACGCATTCCGGAGGGCCTGAGCTGGATACGCTACACGTCCATGATCCACTACGCCTATCAGAATATGCAGATACTGGAGTTTCGCGAGGGTCCGGCTGTTA from Drosophila pseudoobscura strain MV-25-SWS-2005 chromosome 4, UCI_Dpse_MV25, whole genome shotgun sequence encodes the following:
- the E23 gene encoding ABC transporter G family member 27 isoform X1, translating into MIISKDLFIFGEQIFATIIPEGGAAAVATQQQQEQQQNLQQQQQQKQQQQQQQHLQHQQQQPAIITTTTTGVAAATAATSLVINSTASPAAAAAAATAAGAAEQVVEESLKAATATATEAAATPADKQETVAVAPLSLPLPLALPLTLSRSLTIRKTGKISKIPKEPEELKAKKKAKCEAATATAATPTPPAAAAATSATNYEKMPMNLMIVESVETVDMGSSDNDNETTEQVPLVSASRRNLAKIVADCRLQIEIEPTTTAAPPAATSTTSKVATDLAAATAKDIAEKTTSSSSSSSASTSSSSSTSSEFTHTSQTTIPSTDNLTSSNGLANMGKSILVDAKSGTPASLAYPFLSGPTPIAPTAGAPQQQPPHQPATPPTLQLTFQNLNVLHNERKILSDVSGFVSPCEVLAVMGPSGSGKTTLLDCLSGQRHIDSGSVFLNREPLSKKWRRRIGYVLQEEIFFPQLTLRETVVYTALLRLPESMPRAEKMRQVDHILEALELGCCQQTRFGDYLNRGLSGGEKKRANIACELLTNPLLMLLDEPTSGLDSHSAISLMKVLKRYAQLEQKTIVISVHQPSSQMFHMFDKLLLLHQGRTAYFGDVHNIYRHFEDIGVTIKPHYNPADFVLEQLKSHPDIREKLFVAAKESHGNYLNRNCITSSHHPCGESKVKKQTDSILIDDIINNYYNQHHHSTHHHLHQPHHHHHHHHHQYENLHHTSSGCQVEEDEEAAQHLVWCGADSQSNFSSCASSDCHSYSAGSGGPSHTGDEDWLSYPTSFHTQFCVLSSRNFKEAKPRMLSKLNWFQTIGLALMAGAIWFQLPRTEEFLHDLQGWMFFSQTYWMLFALFGALNSFPSEREVISKERRSGAYRLSAYYLAKMCAELPLVVTLPTVYLMISYPMLGCTSLKLFFLMLIFLLINTIVAQSVGFFIGACCMDMNVSITLSALYTLATQLFGGYLSSRIPEGLSWIRYTSMIHYAYQNMQILEFREGPAVRCGSPSSYEICKQQTTEFIPYEEILKAQNSTSPLWLNTLILMMFFLVFRCLGYAVLRYLRCPKKT
- the E23 gene encoding ABC transporter G family member 21 isoform X2, coding for MSCTTNAKYFPIPCEVLAVMGPSGSGKTTLLDCLSGQRHIDSGSVFLNREPLSKKWRRRIGYVLQEEIFFPQLTLRETVVYTALLRLPESMPRAEKMRQVDHILEALELGCCQQTRFGDYLNRGLSGGEKKRANIACELLTNPLLMLLDEPTSGLDSHSAISLMKVLKRYAQLEQKTIVISVHQPSSQMFHMFDKLLLLHQGRTAYFGDVHNIYRHFEDIGVTIKPHYNPADFVLEQLKSHPDIREKLFVAAKESHGNYLNRNCITSSHHPCGESKVKKQTDSILIDDIINNYYNQHHHSTHHHLHQPHHHHHHHHHQYENLHHTSSGCQVEEDEEAAQHLVWCGADSQSNFSSCASSDCHSYSAGSGGPSHTGDEDWLSYPTSFHTQFCVLSSRNFKEAKPRMLSKLNWFQTIGLALMAGAIWFQLPRTEEFLHDLQGWMFFSQTYWMLFALFGALNSFPSEREVISKERRSGAYRLSAYYLAKMCAELPLVVTLPTVYLMISYPMLGCTSLKLFFLMLIFLLINTIVAQSVGFFIGACCMDMNVSITLSALYTLATQLFGGYLSSRIPEGLSWIRYTSMIHYAYQNMQILEFREGPAVRCGSPSSYEICKQQTTEFIPYEEILKAQNSTSPLWLNTLILMMFFLVFRCLGYAVLRYLRCPKKT